Proteins from a genomic interval of Papaver somniferum cultivar HN1 chromosome 4, ASM357369v1, whole genome shotgun sequence:
- the LOC113275607 gene encoding uncharacterized protein LOC113275607 has protein sequence MGRRMDALLGRTFKVAKLRNLVNLAVSRLAVLKNQRQVRCSQARSDVIQLLNLGHQDRALLRVEVVIKEQNMLDAFGMVESYCHLLLERSVLIENSKLCPQELDEAISGLIFAASRCGEFPELQEIREMFTSRYGKEFTARAVELRNNSGVNRKIVLKFSTQQPSLEVRMKVLKEIASENGVTLHFEEDTPIINKDNLELNQSQTEMDLSSAKLEDSKVGDEMDRNEQYYGSLRARKYRNVASAAQAAFESAATAAEAARAAVELSQSEAHDKGFDDYHSSPFHQQRRNRSNEIQPIDEYSSESEGEGEGDELPQNNGRDQELEGRRNKAELQRSSSFSSSDSDGDMQQETKIYSNIQTQREPLEEITFDESENETKGEVPIIGREEDLYTNSEEKVQVKHLNLQRKPISVRTRRGNGR, from the exons ATGGGTAGAAGAATGGATGCTCTTCTTGGAAGAACCTTCAAGGTTGCTAAACTTAGAAACCTTGTAAATCTAGCTGTCTCTCGTCTTGCCGTTCTCAAGAATCAGCGGCAAGTTCGCTGCTCTCAGGCTCGCTCTGATGTTATTCAACTGCTTAATCTTGGCCATCAAGATCGCGCTCTTCTTCGT GTTGAAGTTGTGATCAAGGAGCAGAATATGTTGGATGCTTTTGGCATGGTAGAAAGCTACTGCCATCTCCTGTTAGAAAGATCCGTCCTGATTGAAAACAGCAA ACTTTGTCCTCAAGAACTAGATGAGGCAATATCAGGTTTGATCTTCGCTGCTTCGAGATGTGGGGAATTCCCAGAACTCCAAGAGATTCGTGAGATGTTCACTTCACGATATGGGAAAGAGTTCACTGCTCGTGCTGTGGAGTTGAGGAACAACAGTGGAGTCAATAGAAAG ATAGTTCTGAAATTCTCAACTCAACAACCGAGCTTGGAGGTCAGAATGAAGGTTTTAAAAGAAATCGCTTCGGAGAATGGCGTCACCCTACATTTTGAAGAAGATACTCCTATTATCAACAAG GATAATTTGGAGCTCAACCAGAGTCAGACTGAAATGGATTTGTCATCGGCTAAATTAGAAGATTCCAAGGTTGGCGATGAGATGGATAGGAACGAACAGTACTATGGGTCACTGAGAGCAAGAAAGTACAGGAATGTTGCTAGTGCAGCTCAAGCTGCATTTGAATCAGCTGCTACTGCAGCAGAAGCTGCACGAGCTGCTGTTGAACTTTCTCAATCTGAAGCCCATGACAAAGGTTTTGATGATTATCACAGTAGTCCGTTTCATCAGCAGCGAAGAAACAGATCCAACGAAATTCAACCCATTGATGAATACAGTTCAGAATCTGAAGGGGAAGGTGAAGGTGATGAACTGCCACAAAATAATGGGCGAGACCAAGAACTCGAAGGAAGGAGGAACAAAGCAGAGCTTCAGAGATCATCATCTTTCTCAAGCTCAGATTCAGATGGAGACATGCAACAGGAGACAAAGATATACTCAAACATACAGACCCAAAGGGAACCATTGGAGGAGATAACATTTGATGAGAGTGAAAATGAGACCAAGGGTGAAGTCCCAATAATAGGAAGAGAGGAGGATTTATATACGAATTCCGAGGAGAAGGTTCAGGTCAAGCATCTAAACCTACAGAGGAAACCAATATCAGTGAGGACTAGACGGGGTAATGGAAGATAA
- the LOC113275608 gene encoding homologous-pairing protein 2 homolog, with the protein MPPKSDTAESIVLKFVNEQNRPLNAQNVADALQKDNLKKTAVQKALDALCDSGRITFKEYGKQKIYVARQDQFDIPNSEELDRMKKENATLQQDLEEQKRAISEVEGEIRALQSNLTLEQILAKQAKLETEVEAMEEKLHKLRDGVTLVRPEDRKAIKGIYLEKISHWRKRKRMFKDIWDTITENSPKDLKEFKEELGIEYDEDVGASLQSLSELMPQNKKRGRGQ; encoded by the exons ATGCCGCCAAAATCTGATACCGCCGAAA GTATCGTTCTCAAATTTGTGAATGAG CAAAATAGACCTCTAAATGCTCAAAATGTTGCTGATGCTTTGCAAAAGGACAACCTTAAAAAGACTGCTGTTCAGAAAGCATTGGACGCTCTGTGTGATAGTGGGCGGATTACGTTCAAAGAATATGGTAAGCAAAAGATTTATGTTGCCCGGCAAGATCAGTTTGACATTCCCAACAGTGAAGAGCTTGATAGGATGAAGAAGGAAAATGCAACTCTACAGCAGGATTTAGAAGAACAAAAGAGAGCAATCAGTGAGGTTGAAGGAG AAATTCGAGCACTGCAATCAAATTTAACACTTGAACAGATACTTGCAAAACAAGCCAAGCTAGAAACTGAG GTTGAAGCAATGGAAGAAAAACTTCACAAATTGCGAGATGGAGTCACTTTAGTGAGACCAGAAGACAGAAAGGCCATTAAAGGAATTTATTTGGAGAAAATTAGTCACTGGAGAAAGCGTAAAAGGATGTTTAAAGATATTTGGGATACTATTACTGAGAACTCACCAAAGGATTTAAAAGAATTCAAG GAGGAACTTGGAATTGAATACGACGAAGATGTTGGTGCAAGCTTGCAGTCGTTGAGTGAGTTAATGCCTCAGAATAAGAAGCGAGGAAGAGGTCAGTAA